AAAATATCCAATCTTCCATAGTTAGTAAGTACCTCGCTAACTACGTTTTGGGCACCTTCTGTTTTACTCAAATCGGATGCGATGAAATGCAGGTTACTGTTTTCTTTCTCAGGTGCGTTTCTTGCGGTTACTATCACTGTTGCTCCAGCCTGTAGCAGTCTTTCTGCAATTGCTCTTCCGGCACCTTTAGTGCCGCCGGTCACCAAGGCTATTTTGCCTGATAATTCATTGTTGAAATTGAATTGTTCCATTTTTACGAATTGTTTATAGGACAAAATTGGATTATAAAAACAGTTAGCACAAGTACGGAAATACGATTCATATAGGGATAAATTTTTCCCCTATTGTGCAATTCAGAACATACCTTTAATTTTGGAATATGTATGAGAGAAAAATAATTCCGAACCTGAACTGTGGTCTTGATCTGATCGGTGAAGTGCTTTACGGCAAATGGAAAATACGTTTGCTCTGGTTTATTGATCAGGGATATCGACGACCAAGCGAATTGCAGCGTAAAATTCCGGATGCTTCGCGTAGGGTTTTAAATATTCAGTTAAAGGAGTTGGAAGACCACGGATTAATTACAAAAAAAATATATCCCGTTGTACCGCCAAAAGTTGAATATAGTCTTACGGATTTCGGCAAGACATTGATTCCGATTATTTCTGCATTGGGACGCTGGGGAGATGAACATGAAGAACTTCTGCGTTCTCTGATTTTAAATCGTTTAAAGTCGGAAAGTTGATTATTTTTTAAAGTTTCAGCATGACCTTTTTTTATGCGCTTACCGCCTATGCTAAAGAAAGGTAGGATTTTGCCAATGCTTTAATTAAATTTGGTCGAAAGCATAGAGATAAAATTAAAGCAAAATGAGATTTCTATTTTAAAAGCTCATTTTTTGATTATAGAACTATCATGCACTTTGCTATAAAATTCTGACTGGTCAGAATCAAATTTGAAACTCATACTGAAAAAACTATTTCCTTCAGCAAGTCGAATCTGTACTAGTTCCCATCCCAATATTATCTCCCATAGATACCCGTTTACGTATAGAACGTGCTCGTTTCCATTTAAAGACAGTGTATCCGTTCAAGGAAATGCAACGAAAAGACTGATATAAGCGCATTTGCCAAAACTTTTATCATACGTTATCATTTACTAGAAAATGGTATCAGTTATTCATTTGAGACAGTAATGAGTCATCCATTCAAACTGGTGGAAATCGATGAAGCAATTGAAAGAAAATTTA
The genomic region above belongs to Sphingobacterium zeae and contains:
- a CDS encoding winged helix-turn-helix transcriptional regulator; translation: MYERKIIPNLNCGLDLIGEVLYGKWKIRLLWFIDQGYRRPSELQRKIPDASRRVLNIQLKELEDHGLITKKIYPVVPPKVEYSLTDFGKTLIPIISALGRWGDEHEELLRSLILNRLKSES